One Streptosporangium sp. NBC_01495 DNA window includes the following coding sequences:
- a CDS encoding S8 family serine peptidase produces MTRKPYSPRIRRVAVLAAGVGLVAAMAPPASADPTPTPTPSAKWTATPLTGGEPVQGAKSPTGKLARSDEGLLKSTSGATVNVMVKLDYDSFAAYQGGLEGLPATSPAKTGKALDIKSGDARKYQQHIEDVENTFLAELARNVPGAKAGQKLRTVYGGIALRVPANKAASLLKLPGVAAVQEDKPEQLLTDSSPAFIGAPAIYSKLGGSSSSGKGVIVGILDSGAWPEHPQFADPGTLPAAPPTKDGTPRTCDFGDNPLTPAADTFACNRKIIGGAPFLETYNAIVGGEVYPDSARDSNGHGTHTATTSAGGPVADTNPLGISRGPIHGIAPAAHVSVYKVCGQAGCYPSDSAQAVGRAILDGVRVINFSISGGTSPYSDPVELAFLDAYAAGVLVSASAGNAGPGAATVNHVSPWVTTVAASTQTRTFQSTVTLSGSGGATATVKGASITPGLASPLPVVRASAPPYSNPLCTSPAPPGLFVGKIVVCERGPDRVLKGFNVRQGGAAGMILYNSTALDVMTDNHWIPSVHIDKPEGDALLAFLSANPGATASFTQGTKASWQGDAITTFSSRGPGGDFLKPDVTAPGLHILAGQTPTLEGPAGGPQGNLYQVISGTSMSSPHVAGSAALVFALHPDWTPGQVKSALETTAKTSVTKQDRVTPADPFDTGGGRIDLTKAGDPGLTLDETGANFTASANDPLNRIDLNLPSVNAPIMPGLITAKRTFTNVTNKTLTFTATGTTVSGANITVLPPLFSVKAGKSVKLSVVITAPDLPEGQYFGQVNLKQVGGSRNLHLPVAFVRKEGAVPVDQTCAPATIPRNTGESTCTVTVQNDTLEDAEVTAVSTLDGRLRLNSVTGATKVGSQIATTKTTLAAKQPDRPNVTPGTGPAPYLPLDAFGIAPTPIGDEQAINFTVPAFQYAGRTYTRLGVVSNGYTVAGGTSGSADVSFEPQTLPDPAVPNNVLAPYWTDLDGTGTPGVYAGTLTDGVSDWLVIEWRVNIYGTSDTKVFQQWIGLNGTEDITYTYDSANLPGDPPAGYGLTVGAENADGTAGGQITGPPTEDLRVSSTPGAPGGSLSYTMKIKGVSPGIGTVTTGTSTPQVKGLTIEVDKITVQ; encoded by the coding sequence TTGACCAGAAAGCCCTACTCACCGAGGATCAGACGCGTGGCGGTGCTCGCCGCCGGCGTCGGGCTCGTCGCGGCGATGGCGCCGCCGGCGAGCGCGGATCCCACCCCCACCCCCACGCCGTCCGCCAAGTGGACGGCGACTCCCCTGACCGGGGGTGAGCCGGTCCAGGGCGCGAAGTCCCCCACCGGCAAACTCGCCCGGAGTGACGAGGGGCTGCTGAAGTCGACCTCGGGCGCCACGGTCAACGTGATGGTCAAGCTCGACTACGACTCTTTCGCCGCCTATCAGGGTGGCCTCGAAGGGCTTCCCGCGACGAGTCCGGCGAAGACCGGAAAGGCCCTTGATATCAAGAGTGGCGACGCGAGGAAATACCAGCAACACATCGAGGACGTCGAGAACACCTTCCTCGCCGAACTGGCCAGGAACGTGCCAGGCGCCAAGGCTGGCCAGAAACTGCGGACCGTCTACGGCGGCATCGCGCTGCGCGTCCCCGCCAACAAGGCGGCCTCGCTGCTGAAGCTGCCCGGCGTGGCCGCCGTCCAGGAGGACAAGCCCGAGCAGCTGCTGACCGACTCCAGCCCCGCGTTCATCGGAGCGCCCGCGATCTACAGCAAGCTGGGCGGCAGCTCCTCGTCGGGCAAGGGTGTCATCGTCGGCATCCTGGACTCCGGCGCCTGGCCCGAGCACCCCCAGTTCGCCGACCCCGGCACGCTGCCCGCCGCACCGCCGACCAAGGACGGCACGCCGCGTACCTGCGACTTCGGCGACAACCCGCTCACCCCGGCGGCCGACACGTTCGCCTGCAACCGGAAGATCATCGGTGGCGCCCCGTTCCTGGAGACCTACAACGCGATCGTCGGCGGCGAGGTCTACCCGGACAGCGCCCGCGACTCCAACGGTCACGGCACCCACACCGCGACGACCTCGGCGGGCGGCCCGGTGGCCGACACGAACCCGCTCGGCATCAGCCGGGGACCGATCCACGGCATCGCCCCCGCGGCGCACGTGTCGGTCTACAAGGTCTGCGGCCAGGCGGGCTGCTACCCCTCCGACTCCGCCCAGGCGGTCGGCCGGGCCATCCTCGACGGCGTCCGCGTGATCAACTTCTCGATCTCCGGCGGCACCTCCCCCTACAGCGACCCGGTGGAGCTGGCCTTCCTCGACGCGTACGCGGCGGGCGTGCTCGTCTCGGCCTCGGCGGGCAACGCCGGCCCCGGCGCGGCGACCGTCAACCACGTCAGCCCGTGGGTGACCACGGTGGCGGCCTCCACCCAGACCAGGACCTTCCAGTCGACGGTCACGCTGTCCGGTTCCGGCGGCGCGACGGCCACGGTGAAGGGTGCCTCCATCACCCCGGGCCTCGCCTCCCCGCTGCCGGTGGTGCGGGCCTCGGCTCCCCCGTACTCCAACCCGCTCTGCACCTCGCCCGCTCCCCCGGGCCTGTTCGTCGGGAAGATCGTCGTCTGTGAGCGCGGTCCCGACCGGGTCCTGAAGGGCTTCAACGTCCGGCAGGGCGGCGCGGCCGGGATGATCCTGTACAACTCCACCGCGCTCGACGTGATGACGGACAACCACTGGATCCCCTCCGTCCACATCGACAAGCCCGAGGGCGACGCCCTGCTGGCGTTCCTGTCGGCCAACCCCGGCGCGACGGCCTCCTTCACCCAGGGCACCAAGGCCTCCTGGCAGGGCGACGCGATCACCACGTTCTCCTCGCGCGGCCCCGGCGGCGACTTCCTCAAGCCGGACGTCACCGCCCCCGGCCTGCACATCCTGGCCGGGCAGACGCCGACGCTGGAGGGTCCGGCCGGTGGCCCGCAGGGCAACCTGTACCAGGTCATCTCGGGCACCTCGATGTCGTCGCCGCACGTCGCGGGCTCCGCGGCCCTGGTGTTCGCGCTGCACCCGGACTGGACGCCGGGCCAGGTGAAGTCCGCGCTGGAGACGACGGCCAAGACCTCGGTCACCAAGCAGGACCGCGTCACCCCGGCCGACCCGTTCGACACCGGCGGCGGGCGCATCGACCTGACCAAGGCCGGCGACCCCGGCCTGACCCTGGACGAGACGGGCGCGAACTTCACCGCCTCGGCCAACGACCCGCTGAACCGCATCGACCTGAACCTGCCGTCGGTGAACGCCCCGATCATGCCGGGTCTCATCACCGCCAAGCGGACGTTCACCAACGTCACGAACAAGACGCTCACCTTCACCGCCACGGGCACGACCGTGAGCGGCGCGAACATCACGGTGCTGCCGCCGCTGTTCAGCGTGAAGGCGGGCAAGAGCGTCAAGCTCAGCGTGGTGATCACCGCGCCGGACCTGCCCGAGGGCCAGTACTTCGGCCAGGTGAACCTCAAGCAGGTGGGCGGCTCGCGCAACCTGCACCTGCCGGTCGCGTTCGTCCGCAAGGAGGGCGCCGTCCCGGTGGACCAGACCTGCGCACCGGCCACCATCCCGCGCAACACCGGCGAGTCCACCTGTACGGTCACCGTGCAGAACGACACCCTTGAGGACGCCGAGGTCACGGCGGTCAGCACGCTGGACGGCAGGCTGCGCCTGAACTCGGTGACCGGCGCCACCAAGGTCGGTTCCCAGATCGCGACGACGAAGACCACCCTCGCGGCCAAGCAGCCGGACAGGCCGAACGTCACCCCGGGCACCGGTCCGGCACCGTACCTGCCGCTCGACGCCTTCGGCATCGCGCCGACGCCGATCGGCGACGAGCAGGCGATCAACTTCACCGTCCCCGCGTTCCAGTACGCGGGCAGGACCTACACCAGGCTCGGCGTCGTCTCCAACGGCTACACGGTCGCCGGGGGAACCTCCGGCTCGGCCGACGTCTCGTTCGAGCCGCAGACCCTGCCCGACCCCGCGGTCCCGAACAACGTGCTCGCCCCCTACTGGACCGACCTGGACGGCACCGGCACGCCGGGCGTCTACGCCGGCACGCTGACCGACGGCGTCAGTGACTGGCTCGTCATCGAGTGGCGGGTCAACATCTACGGTACGAGCGACACCAAGGTCTTCCAGCAGTGGATCGGCCTGAACGGGACCGAGGACATCACCTACACCTACGACTCGGCCAACCTGCCCGGTGATCCTCCGGCGGGCTACGGCCTGACCGTGGGCGCGGAGAACGCCGACGGCACCGCGGGCGGCCAGATCACCGGCCCGCCGACCGAGGACCTCCGGGTGTCCAGCACGCCCGGCGCCCCGGGAGGCAGCCTGAGCTACACGATGAAGATCAAGGGCGTCAGCCCCGGGATCGGAACGGTGACGACGGGTACCTCGACACCGCAGGTCAAGGGCCTGACGATCGAGGTGGACAAGATAACCGTGCAGTAG
- a CDS encoding CBS domain-containing protein, translating to MLIGTILQGKGAEVATVRPDATVTALLAVLAEKNIGAVVVSEDGSSIAGIVSERDVVRRLHDRGAGVLDDPVSSIMTTEVRTCPPDADVDDLRQTMTTHRIRHVPVVSAGRLAGIVSIGDVVKSAIEALETEKAHLVDYLHR from the coding sequence ATGCTGATCGGTACGATTCTGCAAGGCAAGGGAGCGGAGGTGGCGACCGTCCGCCCGGACGCGACGGTCACCGCGCTCCTGGCCGTTCTGGCCGAGAAGAACATCGGTGCCGTGGTGGTGTCCGAGGACGGCTCGTCCATCGCGGGCATCGTCTCCGAGCGCGACGTCGTGCGGCGGCTGCACGACCGCGGCGCCGGTGTGCTGGACGACCCGGTGTCGTCCATCATGACGACCGAGGTCCGCACCTGCCCGCCGGACGCCGACGTCGACGACCTCCGCCAGACCATGACCACGCACCGCATCCGGCACGTGCCGGTCGTGAGCGCCGGCCGGCTGGCCGGGATCGTGAGCATCGGCGACGTGGTCAAGAGCGCCATCGAGGCGCTGGAGACCGAGAAGGCCCACCTGGTCGACTACCTCCACCGCTGA
- a CDS encoding PucR family transcriptional regulator, with translation MGTRPVTDDEVRRIMRLAARRLLRRLPELTDELVAKIRDTDEAYRRMVPTDDHWQSVYEAMRDGIGAILLPRSERCDLPQAERTARRRAEQGLPMDSLLRSYRLSAQVMWDGLIDVVTEEESDSLPVLIRSATKVWHAIDRQAIAAAEAYRRREAEMFGRTAERVQALLDALLEDRTDAALVRSAAAALDLPELGRYAVVITRLPGRHDHGDDSPRPTALGVMRLLWRMRPDYEVSVVLLHDADMDDLAGELRPHVTGCAGISLVVEGLAELGRARRLAELALRTCVGEGPEIARLEDRLPAALIVSQPELAGHLSGAVLRPILALDQADRDVLLGTLEAWLRCEGSAMRAAGQLYCHRNTVFNRIRRIEQLTGRSLARPLDIVELTLALDAVRLLPIT, from the coding sequence ATGGGGACCCGGCCGGTTACGGACGACGAAGTACGCAGGATCATGCGCCTGGCCGCCCGCAGGCTGTTGCGGAGACTTCCCGAGCTCACCGACGAGCTCGTCGCCAAGATCCGCGACACCGACGAGGCGTACCGGCGGATGGTTCCCACCGACGACCACTGGCAGAGCGTCTACGAGGCGATGCGGGACGGTATCGGGGCGATCCTGCTGCCCCGCTCCGAACGATGCGACCTGCCGCAGGCGGAGAGGACCGCCCGGCGCAGGGCGGAGCAGGGACTGCCCATGGACTCCCTGCTGCGCAGCTACCGGCTCTCCGCGCAGGTGATGTGGGACGGTCTCATCGACGTGGTCACCGAGGAGGAGTCGGACAGCCTGCCGGTCCTGATCCGCAGTGCCACGAAGGTGTGGCACGCCATCGACCGGCAGGCGATCGCCGCCGCCGAGGCCTACCGAAGACGGGAGGCCGAGATGTTCGGCCGTACAGCCGAGAGGGTCCAGGCCCTGCTCGACGCGCTACTGGAGGACCGGACCGACGCCGCCCTCGTCCGCAGCGCCGCCGCCGCGCTCGACCTGCCCGAGCTGGGCCGGTACGCCGTCGTCATCACCCGGCTGCCCGGCCGCCACGACCACGGGGACGACTCCCCGCGGCCGACCGCCCTGGGCGTGATGCGGCTGCTGTGGCGGATGCGCCCCGACTACGAGGTGTCGGTCGTGCTGCTGCACGACGCGGACATGGACGACCTGGCCGGAGAGCTCCGCCCGCACGTCACCGGATGCGCCGGGATCAGCCTGGTCGTCGAGGGACTGGCGGAACTGGGCCGCGCCAGGCGGCTCGCCGAACTGGCCCTGCGGACCTGCGTGGGCGAGGGTCCGGAGATCGCCAGGCTGGAGGACAGGCTGCCCGCCGCGCTGATCGTCAGCCAGCCCGAGCTCGCGGGCCACCTCAGCGGCGCTGTGCTGAGGCCCATCCTCGCCCTCGACCAGGCCGACAGGGACGTGCTCCTCGGCACCCTGGAGGCGTGGCTGCGGTGCGAGGGTTCGGCCATGCGCGCCGCCGGGCAGCTGTACTGCCACCGCAACACGGTCTTCAACCGCATCCGCCGCATCGAGCAGCTCACCGGCCGCTCGCTCGCCCGCCCGCTCGACATCGTGGAGCTCACCCTGGCCCTCGACGCGGTGCGGTTGCTCCCCATCACCTGA
- a CDS encoding ABC transporter ATP-binding protein — protein sequence MDVHDPRPPEDYGLVVRDLAVGYGPVLALRGVSLDVPRGSVVAVLGGNGAGKSTLLRAVSGTLGFHRGGITAGEVGFGGTRLSGTATSAVVARGVVQVPEGRRVFARMTVEENLRAGALGAPDRRSAAETRERVLALFPVLAERAGQRAGLLSGGEQQMLAIGRALMARPRMLLLDEPTLGLAPMTAARIADTVREINAGGTTVLLVEQNAAMALSLASHAYVLEVGEVVLSGPAAELAASDEVRRRYLGIEDASAPGTREAARPALARWSA from the coding sequence ATGGACGTGCACGACCCCCGCCCGCCCGAAGATTACGGGCTGGTCGTCAGGGATCTGGCGGTGGGTTACGGCCCGGTCCTGGCCCTGCGGGGTGTCTCGCTGGACGTCCCGCGCGGCTCGGTCGTCGCGGTGCTCGGCGGCAACGGCGCGGGGAAGTCGACCCTGCTGCGCGCCGTGTCGGGCACCCTGGGGTTCCACCGGGGCGGGATCACCGCGGGCGAGGTCGGGTTCGGCGGTACGCGGCTGTCCGGCACCGCCACCTCGGCCGTCGTGGCGAGGGGCGTCGTCCAGGTACCCGAGGGGCGCAGGGTCTTCGCGCGGATGACGGTCGAGGAGAACCTGCGGGCCGGCGCCCTCGGCGCGCCCGACCGGCGGTCGGCGGCCGAGACGAGGGAGAGGGTTCTCGCGCTCTTCCCCGTGCTCGCCGAGCGCGCCGGACAGCGCGCGGGGCTGCTGTCCGGGGGCGAGCAGCAGATGCTCGCCATCGGCCGCGCGCTGATGGCCAGGCCCAGGATGCTGCTGCTGGACGAGCCCACCCTCGGTCTCGCGCCGATGACGGCCGCCAGGATCGCCGACACCGTTCGCGAGATCAACGCCGGGGGCACCACGGTGCTCCTGGTGGAGCAGAACGCCGCGATGGCCCTCTCCCTGGCCTCGCACGCCTACGTGCTGGAGGTCGGCGAGGTGGTGCTGTCGGGACCGGCCGCCGAGCTCGCCGCGAGCGACGAGGTGCGCCGCCGCTACCTGGGCATCGAGGACGCGTCCGCCCCGGGGACGCGGGAGGCCGCTCGCCCGGCCCTGGCGAGGTGGTCCGCGTGA
- a CDS encoding ABC transporter ATP-binding protein, with the protein MSDTYQPGGMDTSIPRLDVRDVTVRFAGLTALDAVGFSVEPGSVHAVIGPNGAGKSTCFNVLSGVYRATSGSVRFGDAELTSLAPHRIAALGVARTFQNIALSPRLSVRDNLMLGRHRLTRAGFLSAGLRLPQARREAAAHGERVTEIAAFVGLSERLATPVGLLPYGVQKRVELARALCMEPRLLLLDEPVAGMTGGERRDMAQLIVAVRESLGISILLVEHDMGIVMRLADAVTVLDFGRRIADGPPGRVQNDPEVIRAYLGAAAEGAAIKDTTAGNAKSATARSTEDENTTAETVKDEGATGKDEEVAS; encoded by the coding sequence GTGAGTGACACATACCAACCGGGCGGTATGGACACTTCCATTCCCCGGCTCGACGTGCGTGACGTGACCGTGCGCTTCGCCGGGCTCACCGCGCTGGACGCGGTCGGCTTCAGCGTCGAGCCCGGCAGCGTCCACGCGGTGATCGGGCCCAACGGGGCGGGCAAGTCGACCTGCTTCAACGTCCTGTCGGGCGTCTACCGGGCCACCTCGGGCAGCGTGCGGTTCGGCGACGCGGAGCTGACCTCCCTGGCCCCGCACCGCATCGCCGCCCTGGGTGTGGCGCGCACCTTCCAGAACATCGCCCTGTCGCCGCGCCTGTCGGTGCGGGACAACCTCATGCTCGGCCGCCACCGGCTGACCCGCGCCGGGTTCCTCTCGGCCGGGCTGCGGCTGCCGCAGGCCCGGCGCGAGGCGGCCGCGCACGGCGAGCGGGTGACCGAGATCGCGGCGTTCGTCGGGCTCTCCGAACGGCTGGCCACACCCGTCGGGCTGCTGCCGTACGGCGTGCAGAAGCGCGTGGAGCTGGCACGGGCCCTGTGCATGGAGCCCCGGCTGCTGCTGCTGGACGAGCCGGTCGCCGGGATGACCGGTGGCGAGCGCCGCGACATGGCCCAGCTGATCGTCGCGGTACGGGAGAGCCTCGGCATCTCGATCCTGCTGGTCGAGCACGACATGGGGATCGTGATGCGGCTCGCCGACGCGGTGACGGTCCTGGACTTCGGCAGGCGCATCGCGGACGGGCCTCCGGGCCGGGTGCAGAACGACCCCGAGGTGATCCGCGCCTACCTTGGCGCGGCGGCGGAAGGCGCCGCGATCAAGGACACGACGGCCGGAAACGCCAAAAGCGCCACCGCCCGGAGCACCGAAGACGAGAACACGACCGCCGAGACCGTCAAGGACGAGGGCGCGACGGGCAAGGACGAGGAGGTCGCCTCGTGA
- a CDS encoding branched-chain amino acid ABC transporter permease, which yields MITFLELLVNGISVGAVYALIALGFVIIFKATEVVNFAHASLLLVGGFIVAKAHPSVGFWTALLLGVAGAAVVGALIEFLIIRRANVASHSVLAIVTIGVDIVLTTELTRQIGTDVLALGDPWRDRVLHLGAVSVAQTRVVALAVAAALIAAFLLAFKYTNWGIAMRATAEDAETAALMGVRRGRVSMGAWAVAGALAAVAALFLCVFPTPGLDRSTTFAAMKAFPAAILGGLDSTTGALAGGLIIGVTEAMMSGYQNDLAFLGRGIGDVAPFLVMIVVLLIRPAGLFGTRELARV from the coding sequence GTGATCACTTTTCTCGAACTCCTGGTGAACGGGATCTCCGTCGGGGCCGTGTACGCGCTGATCGCCCTGGGTTTCGTCATCATCTTCAAGGCGACCGAGGTGGTGAACTTCGCGCACGCCTCACTGCTGCTGGTCGGCGGCTTCATCGTGGCCAAGGCGCACCCGTCGGTCGGCTTCTGGACCGCCCTGCTGCTCGGCGTCGCCGGAGCCGCCGTCGTGGGCGCCCTGATCGAGTTCCTGATCATCCGTAGGGCGAACGTCGCCTCGCACAGCGTCCTCGCGATCGTGACGATCGGCGTCGACATCGTGCTGACGACCGAGCTGACGAGACAGATCGGCACCGACGTGCTCGCCCTGGGCGACCCGTGGCGCGACCGGGTGCTGCATCTGGGAGCCGTCAGCGTCGCCCAGACCCGGGTGGTCGCGCTCGCCGTCGCGGCGGCCCTGATCGCCGCCTTCCTGCTGGCGTTCAAGTACACGAACTGGGGCATCGCCATGCGTGCCACCGCGGAGGACGCGGAGACCGCCGCGCTGATGGGCGTGCGGCGCGGGCGGGTCTCGATGGGGGCCTGGGCGGTCGCCGGAGCGCTCGCCGCCGTCGCCGCGCTCTTCCTGTGCGTCTTCCCCACCCCGGGGCTGGACCGCAGCACCACGTTCGCGGCGATGAAGGCGTTCCCCGCGGCGATCCTCGGCGGCCTCGACTCCACCACGGGAGCGCTGGCCGGGGGGCTGATAATCGGCGTCACCGAGGCCATGATGAGCGGCTACCAGAACGACCTGGCCTTCCTCGGCCGGGGCATCGGCGACGTCGCGCCGTTCCTCGTGATGATCGTGGTCCTGCTCATCCGCCCCGCCGGGCTGTTCGGGACGAGGGAGCTGGCACGTGTCTAA
- a CDS encoding branched-chain amino acid ABC transporter permease, which produces MSKKVVLSCVALVAVAVAVPFYLEGFWLQAGLFAMSAAIGAIGINLLTGATGQLSMGHAFFLAVGAYAYVYFASEPEGGAHALGGLGLPTPVAALLAVLAAGVAGGVFSPIAGRLKGAYLGIATLALIFVGQHVLFNAEPVTGGYNGRAVPPMELFGFAFADTPELVVAQVPFGSLERLWFLGLVLLTGAALFARGVLRGRPGRAMNTIRDHEIAAGVMGVPVARYRAGVFVLSSMYGGLAGVLIALVFQRTVPDYFGLLLSLDYLAMIIIGGLGSVAGAVIGAFFISMLPQLLSRYSDALPLVAEPGSGGVSPAEAARILYGAAVVVIVLFLPGGLLGLAGRLRVAAGRRRLTPASAPPASATSPTTATTATTATTKTPPSPSPSPDTRN; this is translated from the coding sequence GTGTCTAAGAAGGTCGTCCTCTCCTGCGTCGCGCTGGTCGCGGTGGCCGTCGCCGTACCGTTCTACCTGGAGGGCTTCTGGCTGCAGGCCGGGCTCTTCGCGATGTCGGCGGCGATCGGCGCGATCGGCATCAACCTGCTCACCGGCGCCACCGGGCAGCTGTCCATGGGCCACGCGTTCTTCCTCGCGGTCGGCGCGTACGCCTACGTCTACTTCGCCTCTGAGCCGGAGGGCGGCGCGCACGCCCTCGGCGGCCTGGGCCTGCCCACGCCCGTGGCGGCGCTGCTCGCGGTGCTCGCGGCGGGCGTCGCGGGCGGGGTGTTCAGCCCCATCGCGGGACGCCTGAAAGGCGCCTACCTCGGCATCGCCACCCTCGCGCTGATCTTCGTCGGCCAGCACGTGCTGTTCAACGCCGAACCCGTGACGGGCGGCTACAACGGGCGGGCGGTGCCGCCGATGGAGCTGTTCGGGTTCGCGTTCGCCGACACCCCCGAGCTGGTGGTGGCCCAGGTGCCGTTCGGTTCGCTGGAGCGGCTCTGGTTCCTGGGGCTGGTCCTGCTGACCGGCGCGGCGCTGTTCGCCCGCGGGGTGCTGCGCGGCCGTCCCGGGCGGGCCATGAACACCATCCGCGACCACGAGATCGCGGCCGGGGTGATGGGCGTGCCGGTGGCCCGCTACCGCGCCGGGGTGTTCGTGCTGTCGTCGATGTACGGAGGGCTGGCCGGCGTCCTGATCGCACTGGTCTTCCAGCGCACCGTGCCCGACTACTTCGGCCTGCTGCTCTCCCTCGACTACCTGGCGATGATCATCATCGGCGGTCTCGGCTCCGTCGCGGGCGCGGTGATCGGCGCGTTCTTCATCTCGATGCTCCCCCAGCTGCTCAGCCGCTACAGCGACGCCCTGCCGCTGGTGGCCGAGCCGGGCTCGGGCGGGGTGTCGCCCGCCGAGGCGGCCCGCATCCTGTACGGCGCCGCCGTCGTCGTCATCGTCCTCTTCCTACCCGGCGGGCTGCTCGGCCTCGCCGGACGCCTGCGCGTGGCCGCCGGCCGCCGGAGGCTCACCCCCGCCTCCGCTCCCCCGGCCTCCGCGACTTCCCCGACGACCGCGACGACCGCGACGACCGCGACGACGAAGACCCCGCCGTCCCCCTCCCCCTCTCCCGACACAAGGAACTGA
- a CDS encoding ABC transporter substrate-binding protein, which produces MKIPRTPVRHVAALAALALAVTSCASEKATGGSGGAAPSVVGGDGVKTGPGVTADRITIGLMTDLTGPYASFGKSLTQAQQLYFEQTNAAGGVCGRQLEALVRDHGYDAQKAVAAYTEIAPKVVAIAHFVGSPMVNALKQRIETDQMLTIPQAWATGLLGSRSIQVTGTTYDIDMINGVDFLAREKGIGSGDRIGHLYFEGDYGESALNGSKYASEKLGLTLVEQKIKATDQDMSAQVAAFKAEGVKAVLVSVGPKQTASLVGVSLAKGMDVPFVGSNSAYSPQLLPTPAGPALLKDFYYMTAGTPISSDMPAMKKLAADYAAKYPDTAIDSGVPSGYSAAAIVVDALKKACEGKDLTRGAVVAAHRGRSAWGAEFGTVMDFTTFDKPASLLSYVAKPDKTALGGAVVFKEAATSDLAKEYRVPVG; this is translated from the coding sequence ATGAAAATCCCAAGAACCCCGGTCCGACACGTCGCGGCGCTCGCCGCCCTGGCCCTGGCCGTCACCTCGTGCGCCAGCGAGAAGGCCACCGGGGGCAGCGGGGGCGCCGCCCCCTCCGTCGTCGGGGGGGACGGCGTGAAGACGGGGCCCGGCGTCACCGCCGACAGGATCACGATCGGTCTCATGACCGACCTCACCGGCCCGTACGCCTCGTTCGGCAAGAGCCTGACCCAGGCGCAGCAGCTGTACTTCGAGCAGACGAACGCGGCCGGGGGCGTGTGCGGGCGGCAGCTGGAGGCCCTGGTGCGCGACCACGGCTATGACGCGCAGAAGGCGGTCGCGGCCTACACCGAGATCGCCCCGAAGGTGGTGGCGATCGCCCACTTCGTCGGCTCGCCCATGGTCAACGCACTCAAACAGCGCATCGAGACCGACCAGATGCTCACCATCCCGCAGGCCTGGGCGACCGGGCTGCTCGGCAGCAGGTCCATCCAGGTCACCGGGACGACCTACGACATCGACATGATCAACGGAGTGGACTTCCTGGCCAGGGAGAAGGGCATCGGGTCCGGGGACAGGATCGGTCACCTGTACTTCGAGGGCGACTACGGCGAGAGCGCGCTGAACGGCTCCAAATACGCGTCCGAGAAGCTCGGCCTCACGCTCGTGGAGCAGAAGATCAAGGCCACCGACCAGGACATGAGCGCCCAGGTCGCCGCGTTCAAGGCGGAGGGCGTCAAGGCCGTCCTGGTCTCCGTCGGCCCCAAGCAGACCGCCTCGCTCGTCGGCGTCTCGCTCGCCAAGGGCATGGACGTGCCGTTCGTCGGCAGCAACTCGGCCTACTCCCCGCAGCTGCTGCCCACCCCGGCCGGGCCCGCCCTGCTGAAGGACTTCTACTACATGACCGCCGGCACGCCGATCAGCTCCGACATGCCCGCCATGAAGAAGCTGGCCGCCGACTACGCGGCGAAGTATCCGGACACCGCCATCGACAGCGGCGTCCCCTCGGGCTACTCGGCGGCGGCGATCGTCGTCGACGCGCTCAAGAAGGCGTGCGAGGGCAAGGACCTGACCCGGGGCGCCGTGGTCGCCGCGCACCGCGGCCGGTCGGCCTGGGGCGCGGAGTTCGGCACGGTCATGGACTTCACCACGTTCGACAAGCCCGCCTCGCTGCTGTCGTACGTGGCCAAGCCGGACAAGACCGCCCTGGGCGGCGCGGTCGTCTTCAAGGAGGCCGCGACGTCCGACCTGGCCAAGGAGTACCGGGTCCCGGTGGGCTGA